In one Flavobacteriales bacterium genomic region, the following are encoded:
- a CDS encoding T9SS type A sorting domain-containing protein, with product MLYLHAIANTGTAARALAAGALMLASGGLWAQCSQGTLISAVTPTAVFQTVNVPAGAPSLNDPTYFEFTGTAGTQYTFSYCQGGGSAGYDTYLTITNAVGTAQLWNDDFCGLSSEVAFTPTLTGTYRVYTSACCPCGTRGAAATLAYRALASGGGGNDNCSGAIALTCGTPVAGSTTGSTVDTYPTCGSATGGHPGVWYSIVGDGGQYTASLCGSSYDTQLSVFGGTCAGLVCISDNDDDCGLQSQVTWSTTPATPYLIFVHGYAGTTGAFTLQVTCAAPCAPAITNDDCAGAEPIPVNTTGCALTVSGNNNCAAPLAPNPNCFSPFATLPDVWYSFTPTTNELSLTVTYGTATSLGAVVYNGTCGTLTQVSCNSFLTSGSGSVISGLTPGQPHFLRILGPQGSRGSFTACLSLVVPGCATYTTPAQGGSAEATGTNLAWNPATYASGYRLYFGTDGGGVTLPTSIASNVDLGNVLSYATGALAPNTTYYWAIVPYNAAGEASGCTIRSFNTNPPACVAAPTAPADGGSGCGGGAILLSWPASLGATGYTVVLNGNTVAANQPGTSYDAGILAAGPYTWSVTPSNGNGPATGCPTWSFTVINAPPGDNLALAIPLDLAPNGSTAVAGNNLASNCYTNQIGNASPDTWYRFNSGACATTVSLDLCTGQSFDSYLRLYDASGTVQLAFSDDVCGAGASIQNFAISPNTDYIVVAEGFGGSTGNFTLTLSVNCYCENPAGAVTAVNEDCGNGTYTLGVNVTGTGSTPTATVRYTVNNGTPVSITGLGVGPLTIPASGSFQQGDAVDVELLTDNGNCVLDLGSYTDNCPIQITCGVTEAISYCYKNNDVKTFTFLASNPNETVTVSFIEGSMDPNDVIRAYSGTDNNGAPIPELTGSFASLFGVGGSSAGDALYIEIDSDGSTSCADGQEDTWVFEAECTAGCVDPDGTVTVNAGCSTIDVEVSFEGDGSSVTLSYSVNGGTPTEIPGLVSGNVETIGPFTPGQSVQVFLLHESDNACNRNLGTYVIPAQPVAVNFGLTATPPTVCPGGSSQLQASFGNPTNITLYSYFTETGATLDPMAGATSLGVAGDDSESGLNAIGFPFFYEGTSYTDFSANSNGVMRFGGPVGAAYFNTGAPFQPASLCVLWDDHSATSVTTLLTGAAPNRVRIISYNLNISFGTASVLQIWLYETTNVIEFRYGSAASTNSATIAAVGANTAQYLSVQNFTGHAVSSSVRQDNLAGWPGSGRLYRFTPPPSVTALDYSWSPADFLTSTTTANPQANGVTASTTYTVTVTGSNGCTYVNTVSVNVATPIESVAITPAVASICAGNPVTLTATPTGGLAPFSYAWTAPGGAPAGGSANQSAGTAGDWSVTVTDACSTSAGATRSVSVNPVPSASISLSAPVCVGGSFTLTCNSDIGTSFAWSGPAPVGGSTGQSVTVNGLTSANAGTYTVTASANGCTSAVASQNVTVNPNPAIAAVTALPAAICEGASSQLNVTATAGTDLFGVLSAFNAGSASVVAAVPTPSGFQMDQGVNSNNISDGCGDMYDGGNRLNTNLGATLQYSDNVVVNSAALGAGGRYFTRYIASPGCQAGPAALFLWAGDINGLSSLSITGNLGADGSGSQQLSTFTVSANGTTYTVLLKRVFNAFDPSVNQMFILPQPNSATQSMGASTDDNLHTITGLAGVSRFYYLLYAGASGALINDAQATGIAQAFVNLLPAGTLAYQWSNGATAASTTVTSPDAYSVLVSNTVTGCSSTGNVTVSQDLTDTDNDGIIDCEDSCPALAGEIGSPCDDFNAGTINDQINGDCECEGTPCSHDLTLAVQMDGVSTVTYELRDQGNDALVHTGQLYLPGPGEITGSACLPTGCFYLRVLDDGGDGIVNGGYVLRMAGASTKRVIDNRNNFTSGAVSQIAGNEGFCLPLGTDRLVFTSCDKLDWKTSPCGAEYVVATENALVSQQYGVNNATSGYQMWWYDPNGGYSFKRFQSHSTSNGLPASATRSCHFLINSWSGNQLQQGVLYNVKVRGRVNGDYLPWGNACRFSVNNALSQCPRTKLMDIPDNPFLSCDQSRPVGTSQASLVHAKPARRMNSNCNWVGANRYQFRFRIPAENFVLVKTSATGAGNYFVNTNGLQCGKTYEVDVRVSFNGGSTWCVASANPNSVDDPAWGDVCTITTVCGNSLAEQGTSATATAGTLRMYPNPNRGDQLMLGLSEVAEGVQTVSVDIYDAFGKRVAARTIPVQDGFVNTVLELDGALANGLYMVGITAGADSYTERLVIQK from the coding sequence ATGTTATACCTCCACGCAATCGCCAACACAGGAACGGCGGCGCGCGCACTGGCAGCAGGCGCGCTCATGCTGGCCTCCGGCGGGCTCTGGGCGCAGTGCAGCCAGGGCACCCTCATCTCCGCCGTTACGCCCACAGCGGTGTTCCAAACGGTGAACGTACCGGCGGGCGCACCCTCCCTGAACGACCCCACCTATTTCGAGTTCACCGGCACGGCGGGCACGCAATACACCTTCAGCTATTGCCAGGGCGGCGGTTCGGCCGGGTATGACACCTACCTCACCATCACCAACGCCGTGGGGACCGCCCAGCTGTGGAACGATGATTTCTGCGGCTTGAGCTCCGAGGTGGCCTTCACGCCCACCCTCACCGGCACCTACCGCGTGTACACGTCGGCGTGCTGCCCCTGCGGCACGCGCGGCGCGGCGGCCACCCTGGCCTATCGCGCGCTGGCGAGCGGCGGCGGCGGCAACGACAACTGCTCCGGCGCCATCGCCCTCACCTGCGGCACGCCGGTGGCCGGCAGCACCACGGGATCCACGGTGGACACCTACCCCACCTGCGGCTCCGCCACGGGCGGCCACCCCGGTGTGTGGTACAGCATCGTGGGCGACGGCGGCCAGTACACCGCTTCGCTCTGCGGATCGAGCTATGACACGCAGCTCAGCGTCTTCGGCGGCACCTGCGCCGGCCTGGTGTGCATCAGCGACAACGACGACGATTGCGGCCTGCAGAGCCAGGTGACCTGGTCCACCACACCCGCCACCCCCTACCTCATCTTCGTGCACGGCTACGCCGGCACCACCGGCGCCTTCACCCTGCAGGTGACCTGCGCCGCACCCTGCGCCCCGGCCATCACCAATGACGATTGCGCCGGTGCCGAGCCCATCCCGGTGAACACCACCGGCTGTGCCCTCACCGTGAGCGGCAACAACAACTGCGCCGCGCCGCTGGCCCCCAACCCGAACTGCTTCAGCCCCTTCGCCACGCTGCCCGATGTGTGGTACAGCTTCACGCCCACCACCAACGAGCTCTCCCTCACCGTCACCTACGGCACGGCCACCAGCCTGGGCGCCGTGGTCTACAACGGCACCTGCGGCACCCTCACCCAGGTGTCGTGCAACAGCTTCCTCACCTCCGGAAGCGGCTCGGTGATCAGCGGCCTCACGCCCGGCCAGCCCCACTTCCTGCGCATCCTGGGTCCGCAGGGCAGCCGCGGCTCCTTCACCGCCTGCCTCAGCCTGGTGGTGCCCGGCTGCGCCACCTACACCACGCCCGCACAGGGCGGTTCGGCCGAGGCCACCGGCACCAACCTCGCTTGGAACCCGGCCACCTATGCCTCGGGCTACCGCCTCTACTTCGGCACCGACGGCGGCGGCGTGACGCTGCCCACCAGCATCGCCAGCAACGTGGACCTGGGCAACGTGCTCAGCTACGCCACCGGCGCCCTGGCACCGAACACCACCTACTACTGGGCCATCGTGCCCTACAATGCGGCCGGCGAGGCTTCGGGCTGCACCATCCGCAGCTTCAACACCAATCCGCCCGCCTGCGTGGCGGCCCCCACCGCCCCGGCTGACGGCGGCAGCGGCTGCGGCGGCGGTGCCATCCTGCTCAGCTGGCCGGCCAGCCTAGGCGCCACGGGCTACACCGTGGTGCTCAACGGCAACACCGTGGCCGCCAACCAGCCCGGCACCAGCTACGATGCCGGCATCCTGGCCGCCGGCCCCTACACCTGGAGCGTGACCCCCAGCAACGGCAACGGCCCCGCCACGGGCTGCCCCACCTGGAGCTTCACGGTGATCAACGCGCCGCCGGGCGACAACCTGGCGCTCGCCATCCCGCTGGACCTGGCGCCGAACGGCTCCACCGCCGTGGCCGGCAACAACCTGGCGAGCAACTGCTACACCAACCAGATCGGCAACGCTTCGCCCGACACCTGGTACCGCTTCAACTCCGGCGCCTGCGCCACCACCGTGTCGCTCGACCTGTGCACGGGCCAGAGCTTCGACAGCTACCTGCGCCTCTACGATGCCAGCGGCACCGTGCAGCTGGCCTTCAGCGATGACGTCTGCGGCGCCGGCGCCTCCATCCAGAACTTCGCCATCAGCCCCAACACCGACTACATCGTGGTGGCCGAGGGCTTCGGCGGCAGCACCGGCAACTTCACGCTCACCCTCAGCGTGAACTGCTATTGCGAGAACCCCGCAGGGGCCGTGACCGCGGTGAACGAGGATTGCGGCAACGGCACCTACACGCTGGGCGTGAACGTCACCGGCACCGGCAGCACCCCCACGGCCACGGTGCGCTACACCGTGAACAACGGCACGCCGGTGAGCATCACCGGCCTGGGCGTTGGCCCCCTCACCATCCCGGCATCGGGCAGCTTCCAGCAGGGCGATGCGGTGGACGTGGAACTGCTCACCGACAACGGCAACTGCGTGCTCGACCTGGGCAGCTACACCGACAACTGCCCCATCCAGATCACCTGCGGGGTCACCGAGGCCATCTCCTACTGCTACAAGAACAACGATGTGAAGACCTTCACCTTCCTCGCCAGCAACCCCAACGAGACGGTGACGGTGAGCTTCATCGAAGGGTCGATGGACCCGAACGACGTGATCCGCGCATACAGCGGCACGGACAACAACGGCGCGCCCATCCCCGAGCTCACGGGCAGCTTCGCCAGCCTCTTCGGCGTGGGGGGCTCCTCGGCGGGCGATGCGCTCTACATCGAGATCGACAGCGACGGCAGCACCAGCTGCGCCGACGGCCAGGAGGACACCTGGGTGTTCGAGGCGGAATGCACGGCCGGCTGCGTGGACCCGGACGGCACCGTGACGGTGAATGCCGGCTGCTCCACCATCGACGTGGAGGTGAGCTTCGAGGGTGACGGCTCGTCGGTGACGCTGAGCTACAGCGTGAACGGCGGCACCCCCACCGAGATCCCCGGACTGGTGAGCGGCAACGTGGAGACCATCGGACCCTTCACCCCCGGCCAGTCGGTGCAGGTCTTCCTGCTCCACGAGTCGGACAATGCCTGCAACCGCAACCTGGGCACCTACGTGATCCCCGCGCAGCCCGTGGCGGTGAACTTCGGCCTCACGGCCACGCCCCCCACCGTGTGCCCCGGCGGCAGCAGCCAGTTGCAGGCCAGCTTCGGCAACCCCACCAACATCACGCTCTACAGCTACTTCACGGAGACGGGCGCCACGCTCGACCCCATGGCGGGCGCCACCAGCCTGGGCGTTGCTGGCGATGACAGCGAGTCGGGCCTCAATGCCATCGGCTTCCCCTTCTTCTACGAAGGCACCTCCTACACCGACTTCTCGGCCAACAGCAACGGCGTGATGCGCTTCGGCGGTCCGGTGGGCGCTGCCTACTTCAACACAGGCGCGCCTTTCCAGCCGGCTTCGCTCTGCGTGCTGTGGGACGACCACTCCGCCACCTCGGTGACCACCCTGCTCACCGGCGCCGCCCCCAACCGCGTGCGCATCATCAGCTACAACCTGAACATCTCGTTCGGGACGGCCTCGGTGCTGCAGATCTGGCTCTACGAGACCACCAACGTGATCGAGTTCCGCTACGGCAGCGCGGCGAGCACCAACAGCGCCACCATCGCCGCCGTGGGCGCCAACACCGCGCAATACCTGAGCGTGCAGAACTTCACGGGCCACGCGGTGAGCTCCTCCGTCCGGCAGGACAACCTCGCCGGCTGGCCGGGCTCGGGCCGCCTGTACCGCTTCACGCCGCCGCCTTCGGTGACCGCGTTGGATTACAGCTGGTCGCCCGCCGACTTCCTCACCAGCACCACCACGGCCAACCCGCAGGCCAACGGCGTCACCGCCAGCACCACCTACACGGTGACGGTGACCGGCTCCAACGGCTGCACCTACGTGAACACCGTGTCGGTGAACGTGGCCACGCCGATCGAATCCGTGGCCATCACCCCTGCGGTGGCCTCCATCTGCGCCGGCAACCCGGTGACGCTCACGGCCACCCCCACCGGCGGCCTGGCGCCCTTCAGCTACGCCTGGACCGCTCCGGGCGGCGCCCCCGCGGGCGGCAGCGCCAACCAGTCGGCCGGCACCGCCGGTGACTGGAGCGTGACGGTGACCGACGCGTGCAGCACCTCGGCCGGCGCCACGCGCAGCGTGAGCGTGAACCCCGTTCCCAGCGCAAGCATCAGCCTCTCCGCGCCGGTGTGCGTGGGCGGCAGCTTCACCCTCACCTGCAACAGCGACATCGGCACCTCCTTCGCCTGGAGCGGCCCCGCCCCCGTGGGCGGCAGCACCGGCCAGAGCGTGACGGTGAACGGCCTCACCAGCGCGAATGCCGGCACCTACACGGTGACGGCATCGGCCAACGGCTGCACCTCGGCCGTGGCCAGCCAGAATGTGACGGTGAACCCCAACCCGGCCATCGCCGCGGTGACCGCCCTGCCTGCGGCCATCTGCGAGGGCGCCAGCAGCCAGCTGAACGTGACGGCCACCGCCGGCACCGACCTCTTCGGCGTGCTCAGCGCCTTCAACGCCGGAAGCGCCAGCGTGGTGGCCGCAGTGCCCACCCCCAGCGGCTTCCAGATGGACCAAGGGGTGAACAGCAACAACATCAGCGACGGCTGCGGTGACATGTATGACGGCGGAAACCGCCTGAACACGAACCTCGGCGCCACCCTGCAGTACTCGGACAACGTGGTGGTGAACAGCGCGGCGCTCGGCGCCGGCGGCCGCTACTTCACCCGCTACATCGCCAGCCCCGGCTGCCAGGCCGGCCCTGCGGCGCTCTTCCTGTGGGCGGGCGACATCAACGGCCTCTCCTCGCTCTCCATCACCGGCAACCTCGGCGCCGATGGCAGCGGATCGCAGCAGCTGAGCACCTTCACCGTTTCGGCCAACGGCACCACCTACACGGTGCTGCTGAAGCGCGTATTCAACGCCTTCGACCCCTCGGTGAACCAGATGTTCATCCTGCCGCAGCCCAACAGCGCCACCCAGAGCATGGGCGCCAGCACGGACGACAACCTGCACACCATCACCGGCCTGGCCGGGGTGAGCCGCTTCTACTACCTGCTCTATGCGGGCGCCAGCGGCGCGCTCATCAACGATGCGCAGGCCACCGGCATCGCGCAGGCCTTCGTCAACCTCCTGCCCGCCGGCACCCTCGCCTACCAGTGGAGCAACGGCGCCACCGCCGCTTCCACCACGGTCACCTCGCCCGACGCATACAGCGTGCTGGTGAGCAACACCGTGACGGGCTGCTCGAGCACCGGCAACGTCACCGTGAGCCAGGACCTCACCGACACTGACAATGACGGCATCATCGACTGCGAGGATTCCTGCCCGGCGCTCGCCGGCGAGATCGGCTCGCCCTGCGATGACTTCAATGCCGGCACCATCAACGACCAGATCAACGGCGATTGCGAATGCGAAGGCACCCCCTGCTCGCACGACCTGACGCTGGCCGTGCAGATGGACGGCGTGAGCACGGTGACCTACGAGCTGCGCGACCAGGGCAACGATGCGCTGGTGCATACCGGCCAGCTCTACCTGCCCGGCCCCGGCGAGATCACCGGATCGGCCTGCCTGCCCACGGGCTGCTTCTACCTGCGCGTGCTCGATGACGGCGGCGACGGCATCGTCAACGGCGGCTACGTGCTGCGCATGGCGGGCGCCAGCACCAAGCGCGTGATCGACAACCGCAACAACTTCACCAGCGGCGCGGTGAGCCAGATCGCCGGCAACGAGGGCTTCTGCCTGCCGCTCGGCACGGACCGCCTCGTCTTCACCAGCTGCGACAAGCTCGACTGGAAGACCAGCCCCTGCGGCGCCGAGTACGTGGTGGCCACCGAGAACGCGCTGGTGAGCCAGCAGTACGGCGTGAACAACGCCACCAGCGGCTACCAGATGTGGTGGTACGACCCCAACGGCGGCTACAGCTTCAAGCGCTTCCAGAGCCACAGCACCAGCAACGGCCTGCCGGCCAGCGCCACCCGCTCCTGCCACTTCCTGATCAACAGCTGGAGCGGCAACCAGCTGCAGCAGGGCGTGCTCTACAACGTGAAGGTGCGCGGCCGCGTCAACGGCGACTACCTGCCCTGGGGCAATGCCTGCCGCTTCTCGGTGAACAACGCGCTGTCGCAATGCCCGCGCACCAAGCTGATGGACATTCCCGACAACCCCTTCCTCAGCTGCGACCAGAGCCGTCCGGTGGGCACCAGCCAGGCCAGCCTCGTGCATGCCAAGCCCGCGCGCCGCATGAACAGCAACTGCAACTGGGTGGGCGCCAACCGCTACCAGTTCCGCTTCCGCATCCCGGCCGAGAACTTCGTGCTGGTGAAGACCTCCGCCACCGGCGCCGGCAACTACTTCGTGAACACCAATGGCCTGCAGTGCGGCAAGACCTACGAGGTGGATGTGCGCGTGAGCTTCAACGGCGGCAGCACCTGGTGCGTGGCCTCGGCCAACCCCAACAGCGTCGATGATCCCGCCTGGGGCGATGTGTGCACCATCACCACCGTCTGCGGCAACTCCCTCGCTGAGCAGGGCACCAGCGCCACCGCGACGGCCGGCACCCTGCGCATGTACCCCAACCCCAACCGCGGCGACCAGCTGATGCTGGGGCTGAGCGAAGTGGCGGAGGGCGTGCAGACGGTGAGCGTTGACATCTACGATGCCTTCGGCAAGCGCGTGGCGGCCCGCACCATCCCCGTGCAGGACGGCTTCGTGAACACCGTGCTGGAGCTCGATGGCGCCCTCGCCAACGGCCTCTACATGGTGGGCATCACCGCCGGTGCCGACAGCTACACCGAGCGCCTGGTGATCCAGAAGTAG